A genomic segment from Glycine max cultivar Williams 82 chromosome 1, Glycine_max_v4.0, whole genome shotgun sequence encodes:
- the LOC100781634 gene encoding Mitochondrial carnitine/acylcarnitine carrier-like protein-like, with protein MGDVAKDLTAGTVGGAAQLIVGHPFDTIKVKLQSQPTPLPGQLPKYSGAIDAVKQTVAAEGPRGLYKGMGAPLATVAAFNAVLFTVRGQMEALLRSHPGATLTINQQVVCGAGAGVAVSFLACPTELIKCRLQAQSVLAGTGTAAVAVKYGGPMDVARQVLRSEGGVKGLFKGLVPTMAREVPGNAAMFGVYEALKRLLAGGTDTSGLGRGSLMLAGGVAGAAFWLMVYPTDVVKSVIQVDDYKNPKFSGSIDAFRRISASEGIKGLYKGFGPAMARSVPANAACFLAYEMTRSALG; from the exons ATGGGAGATGTGGCAAAGGACCTAACAGCTGGGACTGTTGGAGGGGCAGCACAACTGATAGTTGGACACCCATTTGACACCATCAAGGTCAAGCTCCAGAGCCAGCCAACACCACTCCCCGGCCAGCTTCCCAAGTATTCTGGTGCAATTGATGCTGTCAAGCAGACGGTGGCAGCTGAAGGGCCAAGGGGTTTATACAAGGGTATGGGAGCCCCACTTGCCACAGTAGCTGCCTTCAATGCTGTCCTGTTTACAGTTAGGGGACAAATGGAAGCATTACTGAGGTCGCATCCCGGTGCTACCCTCACAATAAATCAGCAGGTTGTTTGTGGAGCTGGAGCTGGAGTTGCTGTTTCTTTTCTAGCTTGCCCAACTGAATTGATCAAATGCAG ATTGCAAGCACAAAGTGTGCTAGCTGGCACTGGAACAGCTGCAGTGGCAGTGAAATATGGGGGACCCATGGATGTGGCCAGGCAAGTTCTCAGGTCAGAAGGGGGCGTAAAAGGTCTTTTCAAGGGCTTGGTTCCCACCATGGCTCGCGAAGTACCTGGAAATGCTGCAATGTTTGGTGTATATGAAGCATTAAAGCGATTACTTGCAGGTGGCACTGATACCTCAGGACTGGGTAGAGGTTCTCTGATGCTTGCTGGAGGTGTGGCTGGAGCTGCTTTCTGGCTCATGGTTTACCCGACTGATGTTGTTAAGAGTGTGATTCAAGTAGATGATTACAAAAACCCAAAGTTCTCTGGTTCAATTGATGCTTTCAGAAGAATTTCAGCTTCTGAGGGGATCAAGGGCCTTTATAAGGGTTTTGGTCCTGCAATGGCCCGAAGTGTTCCTGCCAATGCAGCTTGCTTCTTGGCTTATGAGATGACAAGATCAGCTCTGGGATGA